Proteins encoded together in one uncultured Sphaerochaeta sp. window:
- a CDS encoding ABC transporter substrate-binding protein translates to MRTKRLGIVLAMCLLISLSLGAAGNAEPVEANQQGPQLAETFAGGWPYSVPPTGHFNMFVANAIELKFWREMHQLPLALYVNATGEYTPMLATDWSIDEDSTAMTVNLRKDAKWLTGENVTAKDIWTTFYVYRLVGNPAWSYISDVTVVSDTQVEFGIKNETPLFVRNVLRKPIVDTLTYGSYAEKTAELVKQGLDQSSQEWKNLVADFNSFRPTLVNSSGPYYIDPAKVSQSSIEMPLNPNSFLADKVQFKTLTIYNGDVPDLTPLVLSGKIDYLTHVFPASSMQAFERAGYSFVQLPGVDGLAIYFNHSLAPLDDVRVRQAIAHVVDRDRIGKLALPGVSVGVKYATGLGDGITESWVDTSKLNTYPVDLEKAESLLKEAGLSRRNNQWYLANGKPFELALQCPSGWADASTAASEAAQQLTAFGIKTVFNGIESTQRTPNITSGKFELAMSFFGTGQPHPMYAYEGPLLASNTGAAGVGIAFPMVQETSMGEVNFNTLIQDSVKGWDVDQQKKIISKLAIAFSESLPILPIYSKQARNLTSNGLRTVWEGPEHLYRNSAGDDNFVVYQLLHGMIKAK, encoded by the coding sequence ATGAGAACAAAGAGACTAGGTATTGTACTTGCAATGTGTTTGCTCATTTCACTGAGCCTCGGCGCCGCTGGTAATGCTGAACCCGTAGAAGCGAATCAGCAAGGGCCTCAACTGGCAGAGACATTTGCCGGAGGTTGGCCGTATTCGGTCCCTCCAACAGGACATTTTAACATGTTCGTGGCTAATGCCATTGAGTTAAAATTCTGGAGAGAGATGCATCAGCTTCCTCTAGCTTTGTATGTAAATGCCACTGGTGAATATACCCCCATGCTGGCGACTGACTGGAGCATTGACGAGGATTCAACAGCCATGACAGTGAATCTACGTAAGGATGCCAAATGGCTGACGGGTGAAAATGTCACTGCGAAGGATATCTGGACTACCTTCTATGTATATCGTTTGGTGGGTAATCCTGCCTGGTCATACATCAGCGATGTTACTGTTGTGTCGGATACACAAGTGGAGTTCGGAATTAAAAACGAAACGCCGTTGTTTGTCCGCAATGTGCTACGAAAGCCCATTGTTGACACCTTGACTTATGGAAGTTATGCAGAAAAAACTGCTGAGTTGGTGAAACAGGGTTTAGATCAATCAAGTCAGGAGTGGAAGAACCTGGTAGCGGATTTTAACTCATTCCGACCTACGCTGGTAAATTCGAGTGGCCCATACTATATCGATCCTGCCAAGGTAAGCCAGTCAAGTATTGAAATGCCGCTCAATCCGAATTCTTTCCTTGCAGACAAGGTTCAGTTCAAGACCTTGACAATCTACAATGGAGATGTGCCAGATTTGACCCCACTCGTCCTTAGTGGAAAAATTGACTATTTGACTCACGTATTCCCTGCTTCCTCCATGCAGGCTTTTGAACGGGCAGGGTACTCCTTTGTGCAGCTTCCTGGTGTTGATGGTCTTGCCATCTATTTCAACCATTCTCTTGCACCTCTTGATGATGTTCGAGTCCGCCAAGCAATTGCTCATGTAGTTGACCGGGATCGTATCGGTAAGTTGGCACTTCCTGGTGTATCGGTTGGTGTGAAATATGCAACCGGTCTTGGTGATGGTATAACTGAGTCTTGGGTCGATACAAGTAAGCTCAACACCTACCCTGTCGATCTTGAGAAAGCAGAATCTCTGCTCAAAGAAGCAGGTTTGTCCAGACGTAACAATCAATGGTATCTTGCGAATGGAAAACCTTTTGAGCTTGCTCTTCAATGTCCCAGTGGTTGGGCAGATGCTTCAACAGCAGCATCTGAAGCTGCTCAGCAGTTAACTGCGTTTGGTATTAAGACCGTTTTCAACGGTATTGAATCTACTCAGAGAACCCCGAATATAACCAGTGGTAAATTTGAACTGGCTATGTCATTCTTTGGAACAGGACAACCTCATCCAATGTATGCATATGAGGGTCCATTACTGGCTAGCAATACTGGAGCTGCGGGTGTTGGAATCGCTTTCCCGATGGTACAAGAGACTTCCATGGGTGAGGTAAATTTCAACACACTTATTCAGGATTCTGTGAAGGGTTGGGATGTGGACCAGCAGAAGAAGATCATCAGTAAGTTGGCTATCGCATTCAGCGAATCTCTCCCGATACTGCCTATTTATTCCAAGCAGGCTCGCAACCTGACGAGCAATGGATTAAGAACAGTCTGGGAAGGCCCTGAGCATCTCTATCGTAACTCTGCGGGTGATGACAACTTTGTTGTCTACCAGCTATTGCATGGAATGATCAAAGCCAAATAA
- a CDS encoding extracellular solute-binding protein — translation MKRMLVLLLIAVLAVGTVFAAGSKEAAKEDGPVTLRLSWWGGDSRHTPTLAAMDAYMAKNPNVKLEGEYGGWDGYYQKIVTQIAGGTAADIIQIDQPWLAELSSKGDVFTVIDNSMVDLSQFDAAFLENYCSYEGKLMGLPTGTNVNTFVVDTKMLSDFGIDPNTKWTWENIVSEGKKINDQDSTRYFSGATPDILRYWFEIYIAQLAGSVVDSNKQVAFTQEQGAEAFRYFQRWIDEDIIAPFSQTSLFYQKFQENPDWINGKMATAWTWVSSMDKDIGARENFETRQFPVMDGAVNTGILMRPSQIFVVNNNSKNKDEAIKLLDYLFTDAEAIEKLGLARGIPSAAIGRSVLAEKGMISEMAEKATNEGIAQAGDPQSVYQMNSEVMQVMQDVIDEFGFGRLTPEEASAKLIKNLEATLASL, via the coding sequence ATGAAAAGAATGCTTGTTTTACTGCTCATTGCCGTATTGGCTGTGGGAACAGTATTTGCAGCCGGTTCAAAAGAAGCTGCAAAAGAAGACGGTCCTGTGACACTGCGTCTCTCCTGGTGGGGTGGTGACTCTCGTCATACTCCGACCCTTGCAGCAATGGATGCCTATATGGCAAAGAATCCCAACGTCAAGTTGGAAGGCGAGTACGGTGGCTGGGATGGCTACTACCAGAAGATAGTGACCCAGATTGCTGGTGGCACTGCCGCTGACATTATCCAGATTGACCAACCTTGGCTTGCTGAGCTCTCCTCGAAAGGCGATGTGTTCACCGTTATCGACAATTCCATGGTTGACCTTTCCCAGTTTGATGCAGCATTCCTTGAGAACTACTGCTCCTATGAGGGGAAATTGATGGGTCTTCCTACCGGAACCAACGTCAATACCTTTGTGGTAGACACCAAAATGCTCTCTGATTTTGGCATTGATCCCAACACCAAGTGGACCTGGGAGAATATCGTCAGTGAAGGCAAGAAGATCAACGACCAGGATTCCACCCGCTATTTCAGTGGTGCAACACCTGACATTCTTCGCTACTGGTTTGAGATTTACATTGCACAGCTTGCCGGAAGTGTTGTGGACAGCAACAAGCAGGTTGCTTTTACCCAGGAACAGGGAGCTGAGGCATTCCGCTACTTCCAGCGCTGGATTGATGAGGACATCATTGCTCCTTTCAGCCAGACCTCACTTTTCTATCAGAAGTTCCAGGAAAATCCAGATTGGATCAACGGCAAGATGGCAACTGCATGGACTTGGGTAAGTTCCATGGACAAGGACATTGGGGCTAGAGAGAACTTCGAAACCCGTCAGTTCCCTGTCATGGATGGTGCTGTAAACACAGGTATCCTGATGCGCCCCTCCCAGATCTTTGTGGTCAACAACAACTCAAAGAACAAGGATGAGGCAATCAAGCTTCTTGACTACTTGTTCACCGATGCTGAAGCCATCGAGAAGTTGGGTCTTGCACGTGGTATTCCCTCTGCAGCAATCGGACGGAGTGTTCTTGCTGAGAAGGGCATGATCTCAGAGATGGCAGAGAAGGCCACCAATGAAGGTATTGCCCAGGCTGGTGACCCACAGAGTGTCTACCAAATGAATAGTGAAGTCATGCAGGTAATGCAGGACGTGATCGATGAGTTCGGTTTTGGAAGGCTTACCCCTGAGGAAGCTTCTGCCAAGCTGATCAAGAATCTTGAAGCAACACTTGCTTCTCTGTAA
- a CDS encoding DUF1801 domain-containing protein, translating to MHIFQSYLEEIADENHRKKMDALLTWVHETFPTLGMRIAWNQPIFTDHETFIIGFSRAKAHISVAPESKTIDKFSDDLSKAKLSATKELFRITWEQEIPFSILERIILFNIEDKKECSTFWRK from the coding sequence ATGCATATATTTCAATCTTATCTTGAAGAAATTGCTGATGAGAACCACCGCAAGAAGATGGATGCATTGCTTACTTGGGTGCATGAGACGTTTCCAACACTCGGGATGAGGATTGCCTGGAACCAACCAATATTCACTGACCATGAGACCTTCATCATCGGTTTCAGCAGGGCAAAAGCACACATCAGTGTTGCACCTGAAAGCAAAACGATCGATAAATTCTCAGATGATCTTTCAAAGGCAAAATTGTCAGCCACCAAAGAACTGTTCAGGATCACTTGGGAGCAGGAAATTCCCTTCTCCATTCTTGAAAGGATCATCCTCTTCAATATCGAGGACAAGAAGGAGTGTTCAACATTCTGGAGGAAGTAA
- a CDS encoding glycoside hydrolase family 20 zincin-like fold domain-containing protein: MYTLFPEPQKIKYGKNITSLSYEHLKVFTNCSQLVGRVTKSLSINHVEIVSTPSSEDEAFFIRFGSVSDTTVPVQKQGFSLVVGQDSLSITSSSEQGLFYGCLAWEQLTIQGKKSGHVQAMELMDWPVLENRGLMLDISRGRVYSLDYLKQLVEKLATLRINVLQLYIEHTFAFSFLADVHKGSSPITAEEVRELDQWCKKHYIELQANLQSFGHCNRLLTTKGFRHFRESDLYWTLSPAVEETYTLLDRMFAEFLPNFTSNVLNIDSDETYDLGSGKSAALIDKEGKGEVYLNHLLRVRELAAKHGKTLMVFGDVILRHPELLEQIPQDIVFLDWIYDPSDTYTTPKKFAVSKRTFWVCPGTGAWNTLFPRQDGAVKNIQKLTIEGVNQGAMGMLLCDWGDHGSYTPPVFSMVAFAVAAQVGWNGREIALEDQLQAISMVLGEPMLQKLHLLLPQIHRLPAFWSKNRSQCSIALFDEPLMGRMLTNALPPKNLEPFEPLPEGVAGVLDPESHHLMRPLFSISEESLEKLTDIEKEARELVGQLHDDLIRSQYEWLCDSLQLICEKLRLGRSIRSAMLSASADYDQFLDWEIELRLLIGKFTQLEMDFVSWWMKVAKVSEIMIPLTYFAHIIERLDYLKGWLAAQRQAIETNHEVDWAMTSYQTAGYKSLPTY, from the coding sequence ATGTATACTTTGTTTCCCGAACCACAGAAAATAAAATATGGAAAAAACATTACCAGCTTGAGTTATGAGCACCTGAAAGTTTTTACCAATTGCTCACAGCTTGTAGGGCGAGTGACAAAATCTCTCTCTATCAATCATGTGGAAATTGTCAGTACTCCTTCAAGTGAAGACGAAGCGTTTTTTATCCGGTTTGGCTCGGTCTCTGATACGACTGTGCCTGTACAGAAACAGGGTTTTAGTCTAGTGGTCGGGCAAGATTCCCTTTCAATTACTTCCAGCTCTGAACAGGGTCTTTTCTATGGATGTCTTGCTTGGGAACAACTGACCATTCAAGGGAAAAAAAGCGGACACGTTCAGGCTATGGAATTGATGGATTGGCCCGTTCTTGAGAACAGAGGGCTCATGCTGGATATCAGCCGGGGACGGGTATATTCCCTAGATTACCTGAAACAGTTGGTAGAAAAACTTGCTACGCTAAGGATCAACGTTCTACAGCTTTACATCGAACATACCTTTGCATTCTCATTTCTTGCTGATGTACATAAAGGAAGCAGCCCAATTACTGCAGAGGAGGTACGAGAGCTCGATCAATGGTGTAAGAAGCATTATATTGAGTTACAAGCCAATTTGCAGTCTTTTGGTCACTGTAATCGTCTCCTTACTACCAAAGGTTTTCGACATTTTCGGGAAAGCGACCTCTACTGGACGCTCTCTCCAGCAGTTGAGGAGACCTATACACTCTTGGATAGGATGTTCGCAGAATTTCTTCCAAACTTCACCTCTAATGTGTTGAACATTGACTCGGATGAGACTTATGACCTTGGATCGGGTAAGAGTGCTGCATTAATCGATAAGGAAGGTAAGGGGGAAGTCTATCTAAATCATTTGTTACGAGTTAGGGAGCTGGCTGCTAAGCATGGAAAGACGTTGATGGTCTTTGGTGATGTAATTCTACGGCATCCTGAACTCTTAGAACAGATTCCGCAGGACATTGTTTTTCTTGATTGGATATATGATCCTAGTGATACGTATACTACACCAAAAAAATTTGCAGTTTCTAAGAGGACCTTCTGGGTTTGCCCCGGAACTGGAGCCTGGAATACATTGTTTCCACGTCAGGATGGGGCAGTGAAGAATATTCAGAAACTTACCATAGAAGGGGTAAATCAGGGGGCAATGGGTATGTTGCTTTGTGACTGGGGTGATCATGGCTCTTATACTCCTCCAGTTTTTTCAATGGTTGCCTTTGCTGTTGCTGCCCAAGTTGGTTGGAATGGGAGAGAGATTGCTCTTGAAGATCAACTTCAGGCCATATCGATGGTTCTCGGTGAACCCATGTTACAGAAGCTGCATCTACTACTACCTCAGATCCATCGATTACCTGCATTCTGGTCAAAAAACCGTAGCCAGTGCTCAATTGCGTTGTTTGATGAACCATTGATGGGGAGAATGCTCACCAATGCACTACCTCCAAAAAATCTGGAACCTTTCGAACCGCTTCCAGAAGGGGTAGCCGGAGTATTGGATCCGGAGAGCCATCACTTGATGAGACCCCTCTTTAGCATTTCTGAAGAAAGCCTGGAAAAACTAACTGATATTGAGAAAGAAGCTCGTGAGCTGGTTGGGCAGTTACATGATGACTTAATACGTTCTCAATATGAATGGCTCTGTGATTCCTTGCAACTCATTTGTGAAAAACTCAGGCTGGGAAGATCTATCCGTTCTGCCATGCTTTCAGCCTCTGCAGATTACGACCAATTTCTGGATTGGGAAATTGAACTGAGATTGCTGATTGGCAAATTCACACAGTTGGAGATGGATTTTGTTTCGTGGTGGATGAAAGTTGCCAAGGTCTCAGAAATCATGATTCCTCTGACGTACTTCGCCCATATTATTGAGCGCCTGGATTACTTGAAGGGCTGGCTTGCAGCTCAGCGACAAGCAATAGAAACCAACCATGAAGTTGATTGGGCTATGACTAGTTACCAGACTGCAGGATATAAATCACTTCCAACTTATTGA
- a CDS encoding amidohydrolase family protein, which yields MPIIDSHAHIFTELCGFGADGELRSIGGGKARWATGEVIDLIPQSYGDTTFSAERFLTLMDQNNVEKAVLLQGGFLGFANDYLSQVVSTYPTRFAASATFDPFCRNAQKILDNLIQTYRIFKFEMSTGCGIMGSHPDFPLDNPSMMQFYEQIASKKGVLVFDLGSPGDGSNQPHAIRNIAEAFPHMPIVICHLMSPRRNHRRELEEGLKTMNRENIYFDLAALHHKVRPESYPFPTAQEFISLAKNLVGPDHLMWGTDVPSTLVQYSYRQLLDYQWELFTEEERKMVFHDTAERIYFST from the coding sequence ATGCCCATCATTGATTCCCATGCACATATATTTACCGAGCTCTGCGGTTTTGGAGCCGACGGAGAACTCCGATCAATTGGCGGAGGAAAGGCTCGTTGGGCCACAGGGGAGGTGATCGATCTCATACCCCAAAGCTATGGGGATACCACCTTCAGTGCTGAGCGATTTCTCACCTTGATGGATCAGAACAATGTTGAAAAGGCCGTTCTATTACAAGGAGGCTTCCTTGGTTTTGCCAATGACTATCTTTCTCAGGTGGTATCTACATACCCTACTCGCTTCGCTGCTTCGGCAACCTTCGATCCATTCTGCCGCAATGCACAGAAAATTCTGGATAATCTAATCCAGACGTATCGAATCTTCAAATTCGAGATGTCCACAGGGTGTGGCATCATGGGAAGCCACCCCGATTTTCCCCTCGACAACCCAAGTATGATGCAGTTTTATGAGCAGATAGCATCAAAGAAAGGCGTCCTGGTGTTTGACTTGGGAAGTCCTGGAGATGGGAGCAACCAACCACATGCTATCAGGAATATTGCTGAAGCATTTCCGCATATGCCCATTGTCATCTGCCACCTCATGAGTCCTAGGCGCAATCATAGAAGGGAGCTGGAAGAAGGCCTAAAAACAATGAACCGAGAGAATATTTACTTTGACCTTGCCGCCCTTCACCATAAGGTACGACCTGAATCCTATCCGTTTCCAACCGCACAGGAATTTATATCGCTCGCGAAAAACTTGGTTGGACCAGACCACCTGATGTGGGGCACCGATGTCCCTTCCACCTTGGTACAATACAGTTACAGGCAGCTACTGGACTACCAGTGGGAGTTGTTCACAGAGGAAGAGCGTAAGATGGTCTTTCACGATACAGCTGAAAGGATCTATTTCTCCACGTAG
- a CDS encoding family 20 glycosylhydrolase, whose product MHTIPKVKQFKYSPGYCQYQQGLSIENLDASQKTVAESLLSPFIGDGIPIKIGNRPVSVPDGLPHDQLLVREAYRITVAEDVILIDALHPMAVRNAFATLAQLLMQEVSSLPCLMIEDYPSIPYRGVMLDVSRGKIPNRAKMEEVIRFLASYKYNVLQLYMEDCYVLDSHPLLSRSNGYYTRDEIQYLDAYCQRFGIELQPNLQCLSHAHGLLRNPGYHTLAESEVSLFSFAAGSEAVYNLYSDIFNEVLPWFSSKTLNLDLDEAYDLGTGYSKDAVENLGGREVFKRHIQKIAEVARKAGATQLQLWGDCLNKYPDLQTELEDDFLFIDWNYNPLTYFPSLDNHDAKAHPFWLAPGTSSWNALFPRTQQANANICSYIREGFVRQVQGVLVTHWGDYGHHQPISFSYHGFVRGAEHAYNGATTSEEDLDRALDILFFTDMHESKAYSLLAQINTLPSVTTSFKTQAFFAFFDDLFKGLSLEGNSAYPALPEDTFTSMSKLAELAIDELKKSNCASYFQQELLHAAHCLLFTGKKGVLSYTIKHAFQEDMVDEDRILSWILDIKELYRTFLSLRNEFVRLWSLEAVDIGSEGAIYAFDKASSRYAEAVIWLNKQRLILRQGLPLDTQMETYKAHEAYTTLWTGNCTNLWDRAYPWR is encoded by the coding sequence ATGCACACTATTCCAAAAGTAAAACAATTCAAGTACAGCCCTGGTTATTGTCAATACCAACAAGGTCTCTCAATTGAAAACCTTGATGCTTCTCAAAAGACTGTGGCTGAATCCCTATTATCTCCATTTATCGGTGATGGTATACCTATTAAGATAGGCAATAGACCTGTCTCCGTACCTGATGGATTACCTCATGATCAATTACTTGTCCGTGAGGCTTACCGGATCACTGTAGCTGAAGACGTAATTCTCATCGACGCTCTTCACCCGATGGCCGTTCGCAATGCATTTGCCACACTTGCCCAGCTTTTAATGCAAGAAGTAAGTTCTCTACCATGCCTTATGATCGAAGATTATCCATCAATTCCCTACCGTGGCGTCATGCTTGATGTTTCTCGGGGGAAGATTCCAAATCGTGCAAAAATGGAAGAAGTGATTCGATTCCTTGCTTCTTATAAATACAATGTTCTACAACTTTATATGGAAGACTGTTATGTACTCGATTCTCATCCATTGCTCAGTAGATCGAATGGATACTATACAAGAGACGAAATACAGTATCTAGATGCATATTGTCAGCGCTTTGGTATAGAGTTGCAACCGAATCTGCAGTGTCTCTCTCATGCGCATGGCCTCCTCAGAAATCCCGGCTATCATACCTTGGCAGAGTCTGAAGTTTCATTGTTCAGTTTTGCTGCTGGTAGTGAAGCGGTATATAACCTTTACTCTGATATCTTCAACGAAGTTCTTCCTTGGTTTTCCTCAAAAACACTGAACCTTGATTTGGATGAGGCTTATGACCTTGGAACTGGTTACAGCAAGGACGCGGTGGAGAATCTTGGAGGAAGAGAGGTCTTTAAGAGACACATTCAAAAGATTGCTGAAGTTGCTAGGAAAGCAGGTGCCACGCAGCTCCAACTCTGGGGGGACTGCTTAAACAAGTATCCAGATTTACAAACAGAACTTGAAGATGATTTTTTATTCATTGACTGGAATTACAATCCCCTTACATATTTTCCCTCTCTGGATAATCATGATGCAAAGGCTCATCCATTCTGGTTGGCTCCAGGTACCAGTAGCTGGAATGCCCTATTCCCGAGAACCCAGCAAGCGAATGCAAATATCTGTTCATATATTCGAGAAGGCTTTGTACGACAAGTGCAGGGAGTGTTGGTCACTCATTGGGGGGACTATGGTCATCATCAGCCGATTTCTTTCAGCTATCATGGTTTTGTAAGGGGAGCAGAGCACGCTTACAATGGAGCAACTACCTCGGAAGAGGATTTGGATAGAGCTTTAGATATACTGTTTTTCACAGATATGCATGAGAGTAAGGCATATTCATTACTCGCTCAAATTAACACCCTCCCGTCAGTTACCACTTCTTTCAAGACCCAAGCCTTCTTTGCCTTTTTTGATGATTTATTTAAGGGATTATCATTGGAAGGCAATAGTGCATACCCTGCACTGCCAGAAGACACGTTTACTTCAATGAGTAAACTTGCAGAACTAGCAATCGATGAACTCAAGAAAAGCAATTGCGCCTCATATTTTCAGCAGGAATTATTGCATGCTGCTCATTGCCTACTCTTTACCGGGAAAAAGGGTGTATTAAGTTACACCATCAAGCATGCTTTCCAAGAAGACATGGTCGACGAGGACCGTATTCTGAGTTGGATTCTCGATATCAAGGAACTGTATCGTACCTTCCTGTCATTGCGTAATGAATTTGTTCGACTATGGTCATTGGAAGCGGTGGATATTGGCTCAGAGGGTGCAATATATGCATTTGACAAGGCATCCAGTCGATATGCAGAGGCTGTTATCTGGTTAAATAAGCAGCGACTTATCTTGCGACAAGGACTTCCACTGGATACCCAGATGGAAACATACAAGGCCCATGAAGCGTATACCACCTTGTGGACCGGTAATTGCACGAATCTTTGGGATCGTGCCTATCCATGGAGATAA
- a CDS encoding ABC transporter ATP-binding protein, whose product MALIEIMNLEKSFHNRKTGDVQILRGIDFNLDASQTICVVGESGCGKTTLGKILAGLQTYTGGSFLYNGKEVSTLEKEAWKAFRTDVQMIHQNPYESLNPTQMVFDMIAAPLKRHKKASDFAALYEQVVTLLEMVGLTPVEDFIDKYPANLSGGQRQRVSIARVLSMDPKFIVVDEATSMIDTSMRISLLQTLKEIQQKMGVAYLYITHDLALGRYFAWGQRLAVMYLGQVVEMGPAEEVLSDPHHPYTKAIMAAGKVVDEDGYELKGVEIPSFRHIPQGCSLSPRCPEAIAGLCEKVTPTLRSVSDSWQVSCHLYQEQT is encoded by the coding sequence ATGGCACTCATTGAAATCATGAATCTGGAAAAGTCGTTTCACAACCGTAAAACCGGGGATGTCCAGATCCTTCGCGGAATCGATTTCAACCTTGATGCCTCACAGACAATCTGCGTTGTTGGGGAATCTGGATGCGGAAAGACTACGTTGGGGAAAATACTGGCTGGATTGCAGACGTACACAGGAGGCTCATTCCTTTATAACGGAAAGGAAGTCTCTACCCTAGAGAAAGAGGCTTGGAAGGCTTTCAGAACTGATGTACAGATGATTCACCAGAACCCTTATGAATCCCTGAACCCCACCCAGATGGTCTTTGATATGATTGCAGCTCCGCTGAAACGGCATAAAAAAGCTAGTGATTTTGCCGCTTTATATGAGCAGGTCGTTACGTTGCTGGAAATGGTTGGGCTGACTCCGGTTGAAGATTTTATAGACAAGTATCCAGCCAACCTTTCAGGAGGGCAGCGACAACGCGTTTCAATTGCTCGTGTGCTTTCTATGGATCCCAAGTTTATTGTTGTTGATGAGGCAACCAGCATGATAGACACTTCGATGCGAATCAGTCTTCTGCAGACTTTGAAAGAGATTCAGCAGAAGATGGGGGTTGCCTATTTATATATCACCCACGACCTCGCCTTAGGACGGTACTTTGCCTGGGGGCAGAGGCTGGCTGTGATGTATCTTGGTCAGGTAGTGGAGATGGGGCCAGCGGAAGAAGTGTTGAGTGACCCCCACCACCCCTATACCAAAGCGATAATGGCCGCAGGAAAAGTTGTTGATGAAGATGGCTATGAACTTAAAGGGGTGGAGATACCTTCTTTTAGGCATATTCCTCAAGGTTGTAGCCTATCGCCACGGTGCCCTGAGGCAATAGCTGGACTTTGTGAGAAAGTCACACCTACTTTGCGTAGCGTTTCCGATTCTTGGCAAGTAAGTTGCCATTTGTATCAGGAGCAGACATGA